One Streptomyces sp. NBC_00223 genomic window carries:
- a CDS encoding DUF6879 family protein has protein sequence MHLDGDAWNDCFDSMKHEAWRLETLPVYTVPQEAERLKRFLAGENSPDDYTSGWMDEVRQWTSEGKSVGRVHMVIRPLSDYLRFEFEYYYRHHVKVGENIRILDLTDREIPGLPNQDFWMFDNSKVVLMNYRTDGTQIDRELYEGDPEPYRQWKRIAVAESVPFLEYVSGDIRP, from the coding sequence GTGCACTTGGATGGTGACGCGTGGAATGACTGCTTCGATTCCATGAAGCACGAGGCATGGCGGCTGGAGACGCTGCCTGTCTACACCGTGCCCCAGGAAGCGGAGAGGTTGAAGCGCTTTCTCGCCGGAGAGAATTCTCCCGACGATTACACCTCGGGCTGGATGGACGAGGTTCGGCAATGGACCTCGGAGGGAAAGAGCGTCGGCAGGGTTCATATGGTGATCCGTCCGCTCTCGGACTACCTTCGGTTCGAGTTCGAGTACTACTACCGGCACCATGTGAAGGTCGGTGAGAACATCCGTATTCTTGACCTCACCGACCGGGAGATCCCGGGTCTGCCGAACCAGGACTTCTGGATGTTCGACAATTCCAAGGTGGTTCTGATGAACTACCGGACAGATGGGACGCAGATCGATCGGGAACTCTACGAGGGTGATCCGGAGCCGTACCGGCAGTGGAAGCGAATTGCCGTTGCCGAGTCGGTACCATTCCTGGAGTATGTGAGCGGTGACATTCGACCCTGA